The following proteins come from a genomic window of Candidatus Thiodiazotropha sp. CDECU1:
- the dsrP gene encoding sulfate reduction electron transfer complex DsrMKJOP subunit DsrP yields MRFLQFVFDYLKAGFSGGILFWAWMLFLLFFIMLWGYGEYVQIANGMIVTNLNDQVSWGFYLANFVFMVGVAAAAVTVVFPAYVYKHKELHRIVVLGEMIAIAAVVMCLLFVIAHMGRPDRLWHILPVIGIFNWPHAILTWDVIVLNGYLLLNIIGGYYYLYKKYSGGEVNKAFYLPIVYIAIVWALSIHTVTAFLINTMPARPMWFHSMMPIKFITTAFAAGPSLIIVVFLLVRRFTPMKIADEAFHLLSQIVVWCLGIALFLTMSEIVTELYPATEHSLGLQYLMFGHNGLNSLVPYFWTALSLMVGSFILLLIPRIRKNLKLLPFICIAAFIGIWIEKGMGLMLPGVIPTPVGEFAEYIPSPIELMVVGGIWAIGFFLLTFMLKGAVAVLLGDVRYQTKTNKQPIAEQQAEATI; encoded by the coding sequence ATGCGATTTCTTCAGTTCGTGTTCGATTACCTCAAGGCTGGCTTTAGCGGCGGTATCCTGTTCTGGGCCTGGATGCTGTTCCTGCTTTTTTTCATAATGCTCTGGGGCTACGGAGAGTATGTACAGATTGCCAATGGCATGATTGTCACCAATCTCAACGACCAGGTCAGTTGGGGATTCTACCTGGCAAATTTTGTTTTCATGGTGGGTGTGGCGGCAGCAGCGGTGACAGTGGTTTTTCCCGCCTATGTCTATAAGCACAAAGAGCTGCACCGGATCGTGGTGCTGGGTGAGATGATCGCCATCGCTGCCGTAGTGATGTGTCTGCTGTTTGTGATTGCGCATATGGGAAGACCGGACAGGCTATGGCATATCCTGCCAGTCATCGGCATCTTCAACTGGCCCCACGCCATTTTGACCTGGGATGTGATTGTACTCAACGGCTATCTGCTGCTTAACATCATCGGCGGATACTACTACCTGTATAAAAAATACAGCGGCGGCGAAGTCAATAAGGCTTTTTATCTTCCGATTGTCTATATCGCTATTGTCTGGGCACTGAGTATTCATACGGTTACCGCATTCCTGATCAATACCATGCCGGCACGTCCCATGTGGTTCCATTCCATGATGCCGATCAAGTTCATCACCACTGCTTTTGCCGCCGGTCCTTCACTGATCATCGTGGTGTTTCTGCTGGTGCGTCGGTTTACCCCCATGAAAATAGCCGATGAGGCCTTTCATCTGCTCTCCCAGATCGTTGTCTGGTGCCTGGGTATCGCCCTGTTTCTGACGATGTCGGAGATAGTGACCGAACTCTACCCCGCTACCGAGCACTCCCTGGGGTTGCAATATCTGATGTTCGGACACAATGGCCTTAACAGCCTGGTACCCTACTTTTGGACTGCACTCTCCCTGATGGTGGGATCCTTCATACTGTTGTTGATTCCGAGGATCAGGAAGAACCTGAAGTTGCTACCGTTTATCTGCATTGCCGCATTCATCGGCATCTGGATCGAAAAAGGCATGGGCTTGATGCTGCCTGGTGTAATCCCCACCCCTGTTGGTGAGTTTGCAGAGTACATCCCCAGCCCTATCGAACTGATGGTGGTGGGTGGTATCTGGGCAATCGGTTTCTTCCTGCTTACCTTCATGTTGAAAGGTGCGGTTGCCGTACTGCTGGGAGATGTCCGATACCAAACCAAAACAAATAAGCAACCAATAGCAGAGCAGCAGGCCGAAGCGACTATCTGA
- a CDS encoding sigma-54-dependent transcriptional regulator, protein MKAKIVVVEDDDTLRTLIIQHLSKLDYEVEGLSRWDSVMDYLEKYEPALILTDARLPDANSLEYIENLSVNYPVIVLTAFGSVRDAVNAIKAGAVDYILKPVSLDTLTITVERALDNAALRRDHMFCKRQLEQSIQRNSSLVGNSTVMIELNRMIGAVAPNDITVLIQGESGSGKELVARAIHAHSHRKKHNYVAVDCCTLQESLFESELFGHEKGAFTGADKQKNGLIEGAEGGTLFLDEIGEINSSGQAKLLRVLETGQYRRLGSTKDLTANVRIVAATNRDLEVMSSEGNFRSDLFFRLNAFNITIPSLRDRRDDIPELAEHFVKNHNFSTRVNKSLSSSAVRSLVSYDWPGNVRELKNVIERAIILSGDRQTIKPEHFSFSRVLGKSEGVVTMSFDHDPSMEELEAHYLSYQLKKYSGRRGKVAEVMGISERSIYRMIKRYSLDENNYKAS, encoded by the coding sequence ATGAAAGCCAAAATAGTTGTTGTAGAGGACGACGATACGCTCAGAACCCTCATCATACAACACCTTTCAAAATTGGATTATGAGGTGGAAGGTCTGAGTCGCTGGGACAGCGTAATGGACTATCTGGAAAAGTATGAGCCAGCATTGATTCTTACTGATGCACGCTTACCTGATGCCAACAGTCTTGAGTATATTGAAAATCTGTCTGTTAACTACCCAGTGATCGTTCTGACCGCTTTTGGATCGGTACGCGATGCCGTGAATGCTATAAAAGCGGGAGCGGTGGATTACATTCTAAAGCCTGTCAGCCTGGATACACTGACAATTACTGTCGAGAGGGCGCTCGATAATGCAGCTCTGCGTAGAGACCATATGTTCTGCAAAAGACAGTTGGAGCAGAGCATTCAGCGCAATTCCTCATTGGTGGGTAACAGTACTGTCATGATTGAACTGAATCGGATGATCGGTGCCGTGGCGCCTAATGATATTACGGTACTGATACAGGGTGAGAGTGGTTCTGGTAAAGAGTTGGTGGCGCGTGCCATTCATGCGCATAGTCATCGTAAGAAACATAACTACGTTGCCGTCGACTGCTGCACACTACAAGAAAGTCTTTTCGAATCCGAGTTGTTCGGGCATGAGAAAGGCGCTTTTACAGGTGCTGACAAACAGAAAAATGGTCTGATCGAAGGGGCAGAGGGTGGCACTCTGTTTCTGGATGAAATCGGTGAAATAAACAGTAGCGGACAGGCCAAGCTTTTGCGTGTACTTGAAACGGGTCAATACCGAAGACTGGGCAGTACCAAGGATCTGACCGCAAATGTCAGAATTGTCGCAGCCACAAATCGTGATCTGGAAGTCATGTCATCTGAGGGTAACTTTCGTTCCGATCTGTTTTTCCGACTCAATGCATTCAACATCACCATACCGTCATTGCGGGACAGGCGTGACGATATACCTGAGTTGGCAGAACATTTTGTGAAAAATCACAATTTCTCAACACGCGTCAACAAGAGCCTGTCATCATCCGCGGTTCGATCACTGGTATCCTACGATTGGCCAGGTAACGTTAGGGAGTTAAAGAATGTGATTGAAAGAGCGATCATTCTCTCTGGTGACCGGCAGACAATCAAACCTGAGCATTTTTCATTTAGCCGGGTGCTTGGCAAGAGTGAGGGTGTAGTGACCATGAGCTTTGATCACGACCCTTCAATGGAGGAACTGGAAGCGCACTACTTGTCCTATCAGCTAAAGAAATACTCCGGGCGTAGGGGTAAAGTGGCCGAAGTGATGGGTATCAGTGAGCGCAGTATCTATCGTATGATTAAACGTTACTCGCTAGATGAGAATAATTACAAAGCAAGCTGA
- a CDS encoding 4Fe-4S dicluster domain-containing protein, whose protein sequence is MPKQDPSKTKDNKLTTRRDFLRSAGNYTVASLSGAAMLLSDPKPAKANITWEEHFQKNYRLMTDEEKQEAIERLETRYSEEFGKQVTVDGSPSMEGVLFGYALNIQKCIGCRRCVKACVAENNQSRGDEQQIEWIRVLRMEKGKFSKADRDQHGYPESFGVQVGGNAYKPAGVVLEGQHYYEPEQVPEKDAFYFPMQCMQCEKPPCVKVCPVRTTYRDPDGIVVIDYNWCIGCRMCIGACPYWARRFNWGEPNLPKEEMNPVTHYLGNRPRMKGVVEKCSFCVQRTRKGRWTACVEVCPVGARKFGNLLDPESEIRTVLANKKVFRLRADLNTYPKFFYFMD, encoded by the coding sequence ATGCCCAAACAAGATCCGAGCAAAACAAAAGATAACAAACTCACCACTCGCCGGGATTTCCTGCGCAGTGCGGGAAACTATACAGTGGCATCACTCTCCGGTGCGGCAATGTTGCTCTCAGACCCGAAACCCGCAAAAGCGAATATTACCTGGGAGGAGCATTTCCAAAAGAACTATCGACTGATGACGGACGAGGAGAAACAGGAGGCCATCGAGCGCCTTGAAACCAGATATTCCGAGGAGTTTGGCAAACAGGTCACAGTCGATGGCTCCCCGTCCATGGAGGGGGTGCTATTCGGTTATGCCTTGAATATTCAGAAGTGTATCGGTTGTCGTCGATGCGTTAAGGCCTGTGTGGCTGAGAATAACCAGTCCCGTGGGGATGAACAACAGATCGAATGGATTCGGGTGCTACGTATGGAGAAGGGAAAGTTTTCCAAAGCCGACAGGGATCAACACGGCTATCCGGAATCCTTTGGCGTACAGGTGGGCGGTAACGCCTACAAACCTGCAGGGGTGGTACTGGAAGGCCAACATTATTACGAGCCGGAACAGGTTCCGGAAAAGGATGCCTTCTATTTTCCCATGCAGTGCATGCAGTGTGAGAAACCGCCATGCGTCAAGGTCTGTCCGGTGCGCACCACATATCGGGATCCGGACGGTATCGTTGTCATTGATTACAACTGGTGTATCGGCTGCCGAATGTGTATCGGCGCCTGTCCCTACTGGGCAAGACGCTTCAACTGGGGCGAGCCCAATCTGCCTAAGGAAGAGATGAATCCTGTCACCCACTATCTCGGCAATCGTCCACGTATGAAAGGGGTTGTCGAGAAGTGCTCCTTCTGTGTTCAACGCACCCGTAAGGGCCGCTGGACTGCCTGTGTCGAGGTCTGCCCTGTCGGTGCCCGCAAGTTCGGCAACCTGTTGGATCCGGAGAGTGAGATCCGCACTGTGCTGGCCAATAAGAAGGTGTTTCGTCTCCGTGCCGACCTCAACACCTATCCAAAGTTTTTCTATTTCATGGATTAA
- a CDS encoding c-type cytochrome → MDIDSANLYFAKACAGCHGVDGRTPTTPYYPIIAGQNKAYIYNQLRDLKNGSRTNSMSIVMKGIMSAVSDEEMHIIAAWLAKQ, encoded by the coding sequence GTGGACATCGATAGTGCCAACCTCTACTTTGCGAAAGCGTGCGCAGGCTGTCATGGGGTCGATGGCCGCACCCCGACAACTCCCTACTACCCAATCATTGCAGGACAAAACAAGGCTTACATTTACAATCAGCTGAGGGACTTGAAAAACGGCAGCAGGACCAACAGCATGTCGATCGTCATGAAAGGTATCATGAGCGCTGTCAGTGACGAAGAGATGCATATAATTGCAGCTTGGCTTGCCAAGCAGTAG
- a CDS encoding ATP-binding protein, with protein MKWITNSLNRKFILGTTSGLAISSLVFLLLYIPLYQSELEGARADAANQVNNLLQVSLENAMLKRDLPGLSEMVNKLGEQEGIIAVFITNPAGEIRFSSREGDFGRQLENPYQAKVQTTHFVQGEAQQELLRSINPVHNKPACKECHGTAEQNPINGILYVDYDATPLRSKVGNTTLMLMGAGSLIVILNLAGGWWFIHTNILRPVKQLTNASRDLTGGNLQTRVAMQGSDELSRLGDTFDLMTERLREKLLELEEQRGFLQALVDAIPDGIRIIDENFRVILVNKAYCEQHRLESMSDVGATCYGITHNTCKPCPPTLINCPVHEISHIKKPIKVMHQHHRSDRTTFEVEIFAAPMTIKQGGEEKTLIVESIRDLAKAVKYSQEQKLSELGRLATGVAHEIHNPLASLKLAMDATKNEIVANKSYTDYIKKNFELIDDQISSCIEITGKLLKLGALPQENLELVNVKTALHDTLTLIRWQADQSNITLEENYEDEMLRVLASDSEIRMVALNLAQNAFHAMPDGGILTVSCSVEGDMIQVVFSDTGAGIRPKDLPYIFDPFFTRRADDVPGTGLGLSICMAIVEKYGGTMNVASEVSVGSVFTVALPNARNELGRNR; from the coding sequence ATGAAGTGGATAACCAACAGCCTGAATAGAAAATTCATCTTGGGCACCACATCAGGTCTTGCCATAAGCTCCCTGGTGTTTCTGTTGCTCTACATTCCGCTCTACCAGTCAGAGCTGGAGGGGGCAAGGGCGGATGCCGCCAACCAGGTCAACAATCTGCTGCAGGTTTCCTTGGAAAACGCCATGCTCAAGCGGGATCTTCCCGGGTTGAGCGAGATGGTCAACAAGCTGGGGGAGCAAGAGGGTATAATTGCGGTTTTTATCACAAATCCGGCTGGTGAGATCCGTTTCAGTAGCCGAGAAGGGGATTTTGGCAGGCAGCTGGAAAATCCCTACCAGGCCAAGGTACAAACAACCCATTTCGTGCAGGGTGAAGCACAGCAGGAGCTTCTGCGCAGTATCAATCCAGTACACAACAAGCCAGCCTGTAAAGAGTGTCACGGGACGGCTGAACAGAATCCGATCAACGGCATTCTCTATGTCGACTACGATGCTACACCCCTCAGGAGCAAAGTAGGCAATACCACCCTGATGCTGATGGGTGCTGGCTCCCTGATCGTGATTCTCAATCTGGCAGGAGGCTGGTGGTTCATACACACCAATATTCTCAGGCCTGTCAAACAGCTAACTAATGCAAGCCGGGACTTGACGGGTGGAAATTTACAGACCCGAGTTGCGATGCAGGGATCTGATGAACTATCCCGGCTTGGGGATACCTTCGATCTGATGACAGAGCGATTACGGGAGAAGTTGCTGGAGTTGGAGGAGCAGAGGGGATTCCTACAGGCACTGGTTGACGCCATACCGGACGGTATCAGGATCATTGATGAAAATTTCAGGGTCATACTGGTCAACAAAGCCTATTGCGAGCAACACAGACTGGAGAGCATGTCGGATGTGGGTGCCACCTGTTATGGGATCACGCACAATACCTGCAAGCCCTGTCCACCGACCCTGATTAACTGTCCGGTTCACGAAATATCGCATATCAAAAAACCGATCAAAGTGATGCATCAACACCACCGGTCCGATCGCACTACCTTCGAGGTCGAGATTTTTGCAGCACCCATGACAATCAAACAAGGCGGAGAGGAAAAGACCCTGATTGTTGAATCGATTCGCGATCTTGCAAAAGCGGTTAAATATTCACAGGAACAGAAACTCTCTGAATTGGGGCGTCTGGCCACAGGCGTGGCGCATGAGATTCACAATCCTCTGGCCTCGCTGAAGTTGGCGATGGACGCCACGAAGAATGAGATTGTTGCCAACAAAAGCTACACTGATTACATCAAGAAAAATTTCGAACTGATAGATGACCAGATCAGTTCATGCATCGAGATCACCGGCAAATTGTTGAAACTCGGTGCGCTGCCCCAGGAAAACCTTGAACTGGTCAATGTCAAGACTGCACTCCATGATACGCTGACACTGATAAGATGGCAGGCTGATCAGTCGAATATTACGCTTGAAGAGAATTATGAGGATGAGATGCTGCGGGTCCTGGCTTCAGACAGTGAAATCAGGATGGTAGCCCTCAATTTGGCGCAGAATGCATTTCACGCCATGCCAGATGGTGGCATCTTGACCGTTTCCTGCTCTGTTGAGGGGGATATGATCCAGGTTGTTTTCTCTGACACCGGTGCGGGAATTCGACCCAAGGATCTCCCCTATATCTTTGATCCGTTTTTCACTCGTCGTGCTGACGACGTCCCAGGGACAGGTTTAGGTCTCTCGATCTGTATGGCGATCGTTGAAAAGTATGGTGGGACCATGAATGTGGCCAGTGAGGTATCTGTTGGGAGTGTATTCACCGTAGCACTGCCGAATGCCCGGAATGAACTGGGGAGGAATAGATGA
- a CDS encoding c-type cytochrome, with product MISQIRLINLTLFIAITILPVRAQALDAATLYYERTCIACHGEQGKEPIMDEYPRLAGQAEAYLLAQMKDIKSGSRSNAHSVAMTNVMHLISDEEISVLAKWLATLPE from the coding sequence ATGATAAGTCAAATCAGATTGATCAATCTAACACTATTTATCGCCATCACTATATTACCGGTTAGGGCGCAGGCCCTGGATGCGGCGACACTGTATTACGAGCGTACCTGTATTGCCTGTCATGGAGAGCAGGGCAAAGAGCCGATTATGGATGAGTATCCAAGGTTAGCCGGGCAAGCTGAGGCCTATCTATTGGCACAAATGAAGGATATTAAGAGCGGTTCACGGTCGAACGCACATTCTGTCGCCATGACAAATGTCATGCACCTGATCAGCGATGAAGAGATTTCCGTGCTGGCAAAATGGCTTGCAACGCTACCTGAATGA
- a CDS encoding ATP-binding protein, whose protein sequence is MPHNETHHQPQNCIRVLLVDDDLDAAEETAKILCGIDFPQQIEYKIVELLAEALVEISQSIYDIILLDIGLADMPTPAAIHSLRNAFAYAPIIATSKYDDPELAAMWVGEGADDCLFMGVVTEKMLARVVNYAIKRSHTYGELHYRSRTHHILNKLLGLSLKEKPFDQLLKECLEVILSAPFTEMLHKGGIFIVENSSKQLKLRAHVNLDQEIVGLCHQVPFGHCLCGRAAQTGELVFADCVDDRHENQMPGMQPHGHYCAPIVSQGEVLGVLVLYLNEGHIRRDDDEIFLHGVVDTLAGIIERARTSDRLAWANEQNSRLLSALTSILIGVDNQDCITHWNEEAAKTFNLEAEQVLGKPIISSRIGWDWEQVSDNILKCQNDCEQNNRFEVRFKPENGTNRLLSVCATPFIGESSNRDGYLLIIDDVTEQRQHDSELQQMQKLQSIGQLAAGIAHEINTPIQYVGDNVHFLQEAFEDLTDIISGERDVVEAARSGSVTVDDFKKLDEQIEEIDLEYMQEEIPNAIKQTLDGVDRVATIVRAMKEFSHPGSDEKTLTDINKAVDSTATVARNVWKYHAEMQLELDASLPQVSCIPGPINEVILNIIVNAAHAIAERMNASGEKGLIRITTGCEGDWGVIRIADSGTGIPEAAQEHVFDPFFTTKDVGRGTGQGLSLSHKIIVDQHDGELSFETEEGVGTTFIIKLPLQDKTS, encoded by the coding sequence ATGCCCCATAACGAAACGCATCACCAACCCCAGAACTGTATTCGAGTATTGTTGGTTGACGATGATCTAGACGCAGCGGAGGAGACTGCCAAGATACTCTGTGGCATAGATTTCCCACAACAGATCGAATATAAGATTGTGGAGCTCTTGGCGGAGGCCCTCGTCGAGATCAGTCAGTCCATATATGACATCATTCTGCTGGATATAGGTCTGGCGGATATGCCGACGCCTGCCGCCATTCACTCCCTGCGTAATGCCTTCGCCTATGCACCCATCATTGCCACATCAAAATATGACGATCCGGAACTAGCCGCCATGTGGGTGGGAGAGGGGGCGGATGATTGCCTCTTCATGGGTGTGGTGACGGAGAAAATGCTTGCTCGGGTCGTAAATTATGCGATTAAGCGTTCTCACACCTATGGTGAACTGCACTACCGCAGTCGTACTCACCATATACTCAATAAGCTTCTGGGCCTCTCGTTGAAGGAAAAGCCTTTTGACCAACTGCTTAAGGAGTGTCTAGAAGTAATCCTCTCCGCCCCGTTCACAGAGATGCTGCATAAGGGCGGTATATTTATAGTTGAAAATAGCAGTAAACAGCTCAAATTGAGGGCTCATGTGAATCTTGATCAGGAAATTGTTGGGCTTTGCCATCAGGTTCCCTTCGGTCATTGTCTTTGTGGCCGTGCCGCACAAACGGGAGAACTTGTGTTTGCCGACTGCGTAGATGATCGGCATGAGAACCAAATGCCGGGTATGCAACCTCATGGTCATTACTGTGCACCCATTGTATCCCAGGGGGAAGTGCTGGGTGTGCTGGTACTCTATCTCAATGAGGGGCATATACGCAGAGATGATGATGAGATCTTTTTGCATGGTGTGGTCGATACCCTTGCGGGTATTATCGAACGGGCGCGTACAAGTGATCGGTTGGCGTGGGCGAATGAGCAGAACAGTCGTCTACTCTCTGCTTTGACCTCGATTCTTATCGGTGTTGATAACCAGGATTGTATTACTCATTGGAACGAAGAGGCGGCAAAGACCTTTAATCTGGAGGCCGAGCAGGTGCTGGGTAAGCCAATTATCTCCAGCCGCATTGGATGGGACTGGGAGCAGGTTTCAGACAACATTCTCAAGTGCCAAAATGACTGTGAACAGAACAATCGCTTCGAGGTGCGATTTAAACCGGAGAATGGCACCAATCGTTTATTGTCAGTCTGTGCAACCCCATTTATTGGTGAGAGTAGTAACCGTGATGGCTATCTCTTGATCATCGATGACGTTACCGAGCAGAGACAACACGACTCGGAGTTGCAGCAGATGCAGAAGTTACAATCGATTGGTCAACTTGCGGCGGGTATCGCTCATGAGATCAACACGCCGATCCAGTATGTCGGTGATAATGTGCACTTTCTACAGGAAGCATTTGAGGATTTAACAGACATTATCAGCGGCGAACGCGATGTGGTAGAGGCAGCACGTAGCGGTAGCGTCACCGTGGATGACTTCAAGAAACTGGACGAACAGATCGAAGAGATTGATTTGGAGTATATGCAAGAGGAGATCCCCAACGCGATAAAGCAGACCCTGGATGGAGTGGATCGTGTCGCTACAATAGTACGAGCAATGAAAGAGTTCTCACACCCGGGTTCGGATGAAAAGACTCTGACTGATATCAATAAAGCGGTGGACAGTACCGCAACTGTGGCGAGAAATGTCTGGAAGTATCATGCGGAGATGCAACTGGAGCTCGACGCTTCTCTGCCTCAAGTCTCCTGTATCCCCGGACCAATAAACGAAGTGATACTGAATATTATTGTCAATGCCGCACATGCAATCGCGGAGAGAATGAATGCCAGCGGTGAGAAGGGACTAATTCGCATTACCACGGGATGTGAAGGTGATTGGGGCGTGATCCGCATCGCCGACAGTGGTACCGGTA